The Thermus antranikianii DSM 12462 sequence GCTGAATGGGATAAAAAGATGGGGAACCGACCCGAGAGAGGAGGTTCCCCATATGCAGCTTACCACGGTTGGCCGAGCGATATGGAAAGGAGCTAGCCAAGGGGCAAGACTGGCCGAGGCCGGGGCAGGCGACCCGGATGTCCAGGAACGCCTGCGCAAGGTGAA is a genomic window containing:
- a CDS encoding helix-turn-helix domain-containing protein, translated to MQLTTVGRAIWKGASQGARLAEAGAGDPDVQERLRKVKLVKALREGKRRWEEIQELLGISRATYYRWERALREKG